The Comamonas sp. 26 DNA window TTATAGGAGAGGGAGGCCCTGTATTTGGTGATGCGCAAGGCAAACTTGACGCGTTGCCTACTGTTCCGGAAATTGGGGTTCTTCAAAGCCGCTTGGAGCAGTCGCCTTCCATTCAGCAAGCTCGCTTCACTGTTGAACAGAGCCGGGCGACCGCAGATCTGGAGCGCGCAAAGCGAATTCCTGACCCAACGGTGAGTCTAGGTATGAAGCGCGCTCAAGAGACCGGCAATCAACTCGTAGTCGGCGTCTCCATTCCTTTGCCTGTGCTCGATACCAATCGAGGAAATCAGTTGCAAGCCCTCCGCCTGGCTGACCAAGCTGAAGAGCGCTTGCTAGCTACCCGGTTGGAACTTCAGTCTCAACTTTATGCGGCGCGAGAGACGCTAGAGGCAAGTCGTAAACAAGCTATCCAACTGTCTGAACGCGTGCTGCCGACTGCACAAGTCGCCTATGAGGCGGCAAGCAAAGGATTTGCGCTAGGGAAATTCGGCTATCTGGACGTACTTGACGCGCAACGCTCTTTGTTTGATGTACGTAGTCAATACCTGGACCAGTTAATGGCCACACATCGTGCTTCGGCCGATATCGAACGCTTGTTGGGCACAACAGACGAGTAAGTTTTTTGCACAGATCATCAACATGAACGATACAAAACCATCTCCATTTGGGACTCGGCGTACTCAGATTGCAATTGCTGCAATCCTAGTAGTTGGCGCTCTTTCTGCTGCACTAATTCTTCGCAGTGGTCCAGACAGCAGCAGTGCTAAAGGTGCCGGAGGTCAGGGGCACTCAGAAGCCGCTAGCCACGCAGACACAGAACATCACGGCGAGAAGCAAAGCGGTGATCACAAAGATGAAAAAGGACACGCAGATGGTGAGCACCATGATGAAAAAGAGCAAAAGGACGGAGCCAAGTCTGCAGAGAAGAAAAGCGCCGAAGGTGCTCATGATGACGATGAAGGTCTAATCCAAATGGATTCGCAGCGTATGCAGGCTGCAGGCATTCGAACCGCAGAGGTCGGCGCTGCAACTGTTCGCTCAGTACTGCAACTTCCGGGGGAAATACGCTTCAACGAAGACAAAACGGCTCACGTTGTCCCTCGAGTCCCTGGCGTCGTCGACTCGGTACCCGCCAATCTCGGGCAGGTTGTAAAGAAGGGGCAGTTGCTAGCTGTGTTGAGCAGTGCGGCTGTTTCTGAGCAACGAAGTGAACTTCAAGCCGCTAGCCAACGCTTAGCACTGGCGCGTACAAGCTATGCCAGAGAGCAAAAGCTGTGGGAGGAGAAGGTATCGGCTGAACAGGATTACTTGCAGGCTCGGCAGACACTGCGCGAGGCAGAAATTGCCGTTTCAAATGCTCAACAGAAATTGGCAGCCAACGGCGCCGGAGGCGGTGGCGGTGCACTAAACCGATTTGAATTAAGGGCTCCTTTTGACGGAGTGATCGTCGAGAAGCATCTCGCCGTCGGTGAAGCTGTTCAGGACACTACCCAAGTTTTCACAATCTCAGACTTGCGCTCCGTTTGGGCTGAAATGAGGGTTGCAGCATCTGACTTGCCCGCCGTGAAGGTAGGGGAAAAAGCAACTGTCAAAGCGACAGCATTCTCGTCGTCTGCGACTGGGGTGGTTGCTTACGTGGGTGCTCTGATTGGCCAGGAAACACGTACCGCTCCTGCTCGAATCACTCTAGAGAATCCTGAAGGTGCGTGGCGCCCAGGTCTATTCGTTAATGTGGAGTTGACGGCCTCTTCGCAACAAGTGCCAGTGGCGGTAGCTTCCAGTGCTATCCAGCGTCTGGACGGCCAAAACAGTGTTGTGTTTGTGCCCGTCAAGGGGGTTTCCGAGCTCAACCTGTACGCGTTGGTCGCTCAGATCCCCAGACAACAGAAATTCTTGAAGGGCTGAAGTCCGGCCAGTCCTATGTGACTGAAGGCAGCTTCATGCTTAAGGCCGAACTGGGCAAGGCTACAGCCGAGCACGCACACTAAGCAAGGGCTGCAAATGTTCGAACGAATTATCCGATTTGCCATTGAGCAGCGCTGGCTGGTCATGGTTGCCGTTCTGGCCCTAGCGGCTCTTGGCGTATACAACTATCAACGCCTCGCTATTGATGCTGTACCTGACATTACCAATGTTCAGGTACAGATCAATACGCAGGCCAGCGGCTACTCACCGCTTGAGACTGAGCAGCGAGTCACTTACCCAATTGAAACGGTGATGGCCGGCCTGCCCAATCTGGAACAGACTCGCTCGCTGTCGCGCTACGGCCTGTCGCAAGTGACAGTAGTGTTTAAAGATGGCACTGACATCTACTTTGCTCGCCAGTTAGTCAACGAACGCATCCAACAGGCCCGTGACAATCTTCCCGCTGGTGTCACTCCCACGCTGGGACCTATCTCTACAGGTTTGGGTGAGATCTATCTTTGGACCGTTGAGGCCGAGGACGGTGCAAAGAAGGCAGATGGAACGCCTTACACACCTATGGATCTGCGCGAGATACAGGACTGGGTGATCAAACCGCAACTGCGTAATGTGCCTGGTGTCACTGAAATCAACTCTATTGGCGGGTTCGCGAAAGAGTATCTGGTTTCGCCACGCCCAGAACAGCTGGCGTCCTATGGTTTCACTCTTGCTGACCTGGTTGCTGCGTTGGAACGCAACAATACCAATGTGGGAGCTGGATACATTGAGCGTCAAGGTGAACAATATTTGATCCGTGCCCCGGGTCAAGTCTCTGGCATTGCTGACATTCGAGAAGTGATCGTGGGTTCGGCTCAAGGCCAGCCCATACGTATTCGTGATTTGGCAGAGGTTGGCTTGGGTCGTGAGCTTCGCACCGGCGCTGCCACGGATAACGGCCGAGAGGTCGTGCTTGGCACGGTCTTCATGCTGATCGGGGAGAACAGCCGTGTGGTCTCGCAGGCTGTGGCTGCACGTATGGAGCAGATTAACCGCAGTCTTCCTGAAGGCGTGAAAGCGATCACGGTCTACGATCGCACAAACCTCGTCGATAAAGCCATCGCAACGGTCAAGAAGAATTTGGTGGAAGGTGCGGCTTTAGTTGTTGTCATCCTCTTCCTTTTCCTGGGCAACCTCCGCGCGGCCCTGATTACAGCGCTGATCATTCCGTTGTCCATGCTGTTCACCTTCACTGGCATGGTGCAATACAAAGTCAGTGCCAACCTGATGAGTTTGGGCGCTCTTGACTTCGGCATCATCATTGATGGCGCGGTGGTCATTGTAGAGAACTGCGTGCGTCGTCTTGCCCACGCGCAAGAAGCACGCGGACGCTCTTTGACGCGCAGTGAACGCTTCCACGAAGTATTTGCTGCAGCCAAGGAAGCGCGTCGGCCTTTGTTGTTTGGACAATTGATCATCATGGTTGTCTATTTGCCAATCTTTGCGCTCACGGGTGTAGAGGGCAAGATGTTCCATCCCATGGCGCTGACTGTGGTGATCGCGCTTGCTGGCGCAATGTTGCTGTCCATTACCTTCATTCCTGCGGCGATTGCTCTTTTCATGGGTAACAAGGTTGCGGAGAAGGAAAATCGCCTCATGGTTTGGGCACGTCGCGTTTATGCACCAGCCCTTCATCGCGTCATGAGAGCTCCTGCAGTTGTTCTGACTGCAGCTGGTGTGGCGGTGGTGCTAAGCCTGCTGCTGGCAACGCGTCTTGGTAGTGAATTTGCACCAAACCTCAACGAGGGCGATTTCGCCATTCAGGCTCTGCGGATTCCAGGAACCAGCCTGACCCAGTCCCTTGAGATGCAAATGCAGATCGAGAAAACCTTGAAGAAAGAGTTTCCTGAGATCGACAGGGTATTTGCTCGTACAGGTACCGCGGAGATTGCCTCTGACCCGATGCCTCCGAACATTTCGGACGGCTACATCATGCTTAAGCCGCAGTCCGAATGGCCGGATCCGGCACGTACACGAGACGATTTGCTGGCAGCAATTCAGGCCGCCGCAGATCGAGTTCCAGGCAACAATTTCGAGTTCTCTCAACCCATTCAGCTGCGCTTCAATGAGTTGATATCGGGTGTGCGTAGTGATGTCGCTGTAAAGATTTTTGGCGACGACATGACCGTGCTGGAGAAGAACGCACAAGCTGTCGCAGGCATGTTGCAGCAAATTTCTGGAGCCTCTGAAGTCAAGGTCGAACAGACCACAGGCTTGCCAATGCTCACCGTGAAAATCGACCGTGAGAAGGCCTCGCGCTATGGTTTGAACATGGGTGACGTGCAAGACACCATCAGTACGGCACTGGGCGGTCGTGAAGCCGGCACAGTTTTCGAAGGCGACAAGCGATTCGACATTCAGGTTCGCTTGCCGGACGAAGTGCGCAATGACATGGAAGCGATAGGACGCCTACCTATCGCGCTTCCACGCGGTACGGATGGCCGACTTGGTTTTGTTCCGCTTTCGGCCGTGGCTAGTTTTGATATCGCACCAGGCCCTAACCAGGTGAGCCGAGAGGATGGTAAGCGCCGCATCGTGGTGAGTGCCAACGTGCGCGGACGTGATATTGGATCTTTCGTCACAGAAGCACAACAACGCCTCGAATCGCTGCAACTGCCTGCCGGCTACTGGACCCGATGGGGCGGAACCTTCGAGAACCTCGAGTCGGCTAGAAAACGCTTGACGATTGTTGTGCCGGCAGCATTGCTGATGGTCTTTGTCTTGCTGTTTGCAATGTTCGGCAATGTTCGTGATGGTCTCATCGTGTTCACGGGCATTCCGTTTGCGCTGACAGGTGGCATCTTGGCGCTCTGGATGCGCGGTATTCCTTTATCCATCTCGGCAGCGATCGGGTTTATCGCGCTGTCAGGCGTGGCAGTGCTCAATGGCTTGGTGATGATTGCCTACATCCGATCGCTGCGCGAAGAAGGAAAGCGCCTATATGAAGCAGTCACTGAAGGTGCTTTGACCCGACTGCGGCCAGTTCTGATGACCGCGTTGGTTGCATCGCTAGGCTTTGTTCCGATGGCCATCGCAACGGGCACAGGCGCGGAAGTTCAGCGCCCCTTGGCCACAGTGGTGATCGGCGGGATCTTGTCGTCGACTTTGCTGACCCTTCTCGTGTTGCCATTGCTTTATAGCTTGATACACCGCAAGGATCTCTCCGAGACGGAGGATGAGCAGGTGTTGGCGT harbors:
- a CDS encoding efflux RND transporter permease subunit, producing the protein MFERIIRFAIEQRWLVMVAVLALAALGVYNYQRLAIDAVPDITNVQVQINTQASGYSPLETEQRVTYPIETVMAGLPNLEQTRSLSRYGLSQVTVVFKDGTDIYFARQLVNERIQQARDNLPAGVTPTLGPISTGLGEIYLWTVEAEDGAKKADGTPYTPMDLREIQDWVIKPQLRNVPGVTEINSIGGFAKEYLVSPRPEQLASYGFTLADLVAALERNNTNVGAGYIERQGEQYLIRAPGQVSGIADIREVIVGSAQGQPIRIRDLAEVGLGRELRTGAATDNGREVVLGTVFMLIGENSRVVSQAVAARMEQINRSLPEGVKAITVYDRTNLVDKAIATVKKNLVEGAALVVVILFLFLGNLRAALITALIIPLSMLFTFTGMVQYKVSANLMSLGALDFGIIIDGAVVIVENCVRRLAHAQEARGRSLTRSERFHEVFAAAKEARRPLLFGQLIIMVVYLPIFALTGVEGKMFHPMALTVVIALAGAMLLSITFIPAAIALFMGNKVAEKENRLMVWARRVYAPALHRVMRAPAVVLTAAGVAVVLSLLLATRLGSEFAPNLNEGDFAIQALRIPGTSLTQSLEMQMQIEKTLKKEFPEIDRVFARTGTAEIASDPMPPNISDGYIMLKPQSEWPDPARTRDDLLAAIQAAADRVPGNNFEFSQPIQLRFNELISGVRSDVAVKIFGDDMTVLEKNAQAVAGMLQQISGASEVKVEQTTGLPMLTVKIDREKASRYGLNMGDVQDTISTALGGREAGTVFEGDKRFDIQVRLPDEVRNDMEAIGRLPIALPRGTDGRLGFVPLSAVASFDIAPGPNQVSREDGKRRIVVSANVRGRDIGSFVTEAQQRLESLQLPAGYWTRWGGTFENLESARKRLTIVVPAALLMVFVLLFAMFGNVRDGLIVFTGIPFALTGGILALWMRGIPLSISAAIGFIALSGVAVLNGLVMIAYIRSLREEGKRLYEAVTEGALTRLRPVLMTALVASLGFVPMAIATGTGAEVQRPLATVVIGGILSSTLLTLLVLPLLYSLIHRKDLSETEDEQVLASTEEKPA